The proteins below come from a single Necator americanus strain Aroian chromosome V, whole genome shotgun sequence genomic window:
- a CDS encoding hypothetical protein (NECATOR_CHRV.G17926.T1), translating into MNPNYEELEEVVCNEKSFYKFVVGDFNAKLGKTTEEECRIGRFGGSDQRPLRAKIRLSHTMEKNICYRQRRRKEVVYDDCVLEDSLFQGDWHIEEDPNVDYEMLLRGLRACAERALKPRTTNLERISRTTKELLERKRALRLDPNASHIEQLVANTSCRKALQENLLKYRQKKILEAAQRRTSLKKCRRDLRKYNIPLAILLSEDGTRTSSRREMEIIAERFYSNPFLSSTPVSSLIIWRWRSSTTDSPFATDFLRAGGHPLHVILAAHMTSYLQKERIPDQWRTSPTVLIHKKGDREDLRNYRPICLLSVLYKVFTKIILTLISRTLDEAQPQGQAGFRQGFSCLDHIQTVSRVIEVCREYRLPLVLTFVDYEKAFDSVETNAILSALVDQGVDASYVRTLANCYDRCTTKIQLFHRPLTIRIGKRVRQGDTISPKLFTAALQWIMKSLSWEERGIRVDGKFLSNLRFADDIVLFSSSTNEAETMLNELNEAGKRIGLRINRRKTQFMKNAYCEDGGVQLEGSQIVETSSYVYLGRSMNMENDLKEELNRRMRAAWAAFAAVRDLRTN; encoded by the exons atgaatccgaattacgaggagctggaggaagtagtctgcaacgagaagtccttctacaaatttgttgtcggagacttcaacgcaaaactaggaaagaccacagaagaggaatgcaggattggaagatttgg ggGTTCTGATCAGCGTccccttcgtgcgaaaatacggcttagccacacgatggaaaagaacatctgctatcggcaacgaaggagaaaagaagtcgtctacgacgattgcgtactcgaggactccttgttccaaggtgactggcacatcgaggaggacccaaacgtggactacgagatgctgctcagaggattacgagcctgtgctgaacgtgccttgaagccgcgcacgacaaacttggaacGAATTTCGAGGACCActaaggaattgttggaaagaaaaagggctttgaggcttgatccgaatgcatcgcacattgagcagttagtagcaaacactagctgcagaaaagcattGCAGGagaatcttttgaagtacaggcagaagaagattctggaagcagcacaaagaagaacgagtctaaagaagtgccgcagggatcttcgcaaatataatattccgctagcaatcttgctgagcgaagacgggactcgcacgtcttctcgtcgtgagatggaaatcattgcggagaggttctactcgaaccctttcctttcatcaactcctgtgtcaagcctgATCATCTGGcgctggcgaagctccaccacggattctcccttcgcaa cagactttcttcgggctggtggccatccgcttcatgtaatcttagcagcgcacatgacatcctaccttcagaaagaaaggatcccagaccagtggaggACCTCGccaaccgttcttatccataagaaaggtgaccgagaggaccttcggaactaccgcccgatatgcttgctgagcgtgttatacaaagtattcaccaagatcatcctcacgctcatatctaggacgctggatgaagcccagcctcaaggacaagctggattccgccaggggttcagctgcttggaccacatccagaccgtgtcgagggttatagaggtttgccgggaataccgcttgccccttgttctaaccttcgtcgactatgagaaagcctttgacagcgtagaaacgaatgcaatactgtcagcgctggtcgatcaaggtgtggacgcgtcgtatgtgaggacattagccaattgctacgatcgatgcaccacgaagatacagcttttccatcgccctctcaccatacgcATTGGAAAgagggtacgacaaggcgatactatatcgccaaagctgtttacggctgcattgcaatggataatgaaatcactttcctgggaagaaaggggcatacgtgttgacggaaaatttctctcgaaccttcgttttgcggacgacatcgttctcttttcgagcagtaccaatgaagcagaaacgatgctcaacgaactgaacgaagcagggaagagaataggactacgaataaacagaaggaagacacagttcatgaagaacgcctactgcgaggacggaggagtacaacttgaaggctcccaaatcgtggaaacttcgtcatacgtatacctcggacgttccatgaacatggaaaacgacttgaaggaagaactgaatagaagaatgagagcagcatgggcagcattcgcagccgtcagggacctacggaccaactga
- a CDS encoding hypothetical protein (NECATOR_CHRV.G17927.T1): protein MEKNICYRQRRRKEVVYDDCVLEDSLFQGDWHIEEDPNVDYEMLLRGLRACAERALKPRTTNLERISRTTKELLERKRALRLDPNASHIEQLVANTSCRKALQENLLKYRQKKILEAAQRRTSLKKCRRDLRKYNIPLAILLSEDGTRTSSRREMEIIAERFYSNPFLSSTPVSSLIIWRWRSSTTDSPFASTSRYQEHETWHSPRT from the coding sequence atggaaaagaacatctgctatcggcaacgaaggagaaaagaagtcgtctacgacgattgcgtactcgaggactccttgttccaaggtgactggcacatcgaggaggacccaaacgtggactacgagatgctgctcagaggattacgagcctgtgctgaacgtgccttgaagccgcgcacgacaaacttggaacGAATTTCGAGGACCActaaggaattgttggaaagaaaaagggctttgaggcttgatccgaatgcatcgcacattgagcagttagtagcaaacactagctgcagaaaagcattGCAGGagaatcttttgaagtacaggcagaagaagattctggaagcagcacaaagaagaacgagtctaaagaagtgccgcagggatcttcgcaaatataatattccgctagcaatcttgctgagcgaagacgggactcgcacgtcttctcgtcgtgagatggaaatcattgcggagaggttctactcgaaccctttcctttcatcaactcctgtgtcaagcctgATCATCTGGcgctggcgaagctccaccacggattctcccttcgcaagtacgagtcgctatcaagagcatgaaacctggcacagcccccggacctga
- a CDS encoding hypothetical protein (NECATOR_CHRV.G17928.T1) — translation MNDGTLVIRGEKIPSRNVGGVGFVVHPSVVHLVGSHEILSPRLAILRLLPLRQKSICIINCYSPTSAADESELRGAGGSSLQREVLLQICCRRLQRKTRKDHRRGMQDWKIWVRGPE, via the coding sequence atgaatgacggtacactcgtcattcgtggagagaaaattccgtcgcgaaatgtaggtggtgttggttttgttgtgcacccgtctgtcgtccatcttgtcggttctcacgagatcctgtcacctcgtctggccattcttcgcctcctcCCTCtccgccaaaaatccatctgTATCATCAattgctactcaccaacatcagcagctgatgaatccgaattacgaggagctggaggaagtagtctgcaacgagaagtccttctacaaatttgttgtcggagacttcaacgcaaaactaggaaagaccacagaagaggaatgcaggattggaagatttgggtTAGGGGACCGGAATAA
- a CDS encoding hypothetical protein (NECATOR_CHRV.G17925.T3) yields MSDVSNSFSAWDTLPEDEPPLCIAVRRPVSPPRHYEAVNHFQCWNFKSTNELREKYLDPINNLRRQILEGTAPNLPQDPNVQNLNWDCVLELEAEKTVETCDENTPGPSGLSQFVTRALALNTSEVHELPADLSGKIKTLA; encoded by the exons atgtcggatgtgtcgaactccttctcagcttgggataccctgccggaggacgagcctccgctgtgcatcgcagttcgacgcccagtgtcacctccacgccactatgaggcggtaaacc atttcCAATGTTGGAATTTCAAATCGACAAAtgaattgagagaaaaatatcTTGATCCTATCAATAATCTAAGGAGACAGATTCTCGAGGGAACTGCTCCAAATCTCCCCCAGGACCCGAATGTTCAGAACTTG AACTGGGATTGTGTGCTTGAATTGGAAGCAGAGAAAACTGTGGAAACGTGCGATGAAAATACACCGGGACCATCCGGACTATCGCAGTTCGTTACGAG GGCCCTAGCCCTTAATACCTCCGAGGTCCATGAATTGccagcagacttgtctgggaagataaaaacactggcctGA